DNA from Lentibacillus amyloliquefaciens:
GTATGTGGAATCAAACTGTGTTTTTTGCGAACCGAAGCTGGAAGCGGATCAGAAAATCATTTTAAGCAATGATTACTGTATGTTTTTGCAGCTGGATCAGGCTCGGATCAAAGGGGTTAAGCTTGAAGGTGCTGGGCTAATTGTCCCGAAAACGCACAGACAGACGGCTTTTGATTTGAGTCTGGAGGAATGGCAGGCGACATACGAGCTGCTTCCGCATGTAAAAAAATATATTGACGAAACGTATCAGCCTGACGGTTATAATCTTGGCTGGAATTGCGGTGAAATCAGTG
Protein-coding regions in this window:
- a CDS encoding HIT family protein — its product is MESNCVFCEPKLEADQKIILSNDYCMFLQLDQARIKGVKLEGAGLIVPKTHRQTAFDLSLEEWQATYELLPHVKKYIDETYQPDGYNLGWNCGEISGQHIPHAHLHVLPRYADEPLAGKGIRYMFKNDKNERKGFTGLNWNK